The proteins below come from a single Ruegeria sp. SCSIO 43209 genomic window:
- a CDS encoding biotin transporter BioY: protein MKATLQSTLPAAGAITPAGQILRIVMGILLLTASAKVQVPFWPVPMTLQVAAVMAIAAAFGLRLGSATVIGYMVAGAVGLPVFAGTPEKGIGLAYMMGGTGGYLLGFVVASVMVGWAADNLRKLFLVPAMLAGLAVIYALGLGWLAQFVPADKVLVYGFSPFILGDLVKIALAAVLVIGLPTGLMQKIRGPQPDA, encoded by the coding sequence ATGAAAGCCACTCTGCAATCCACCCTTCCGGCCGCCGGAGCAATAACCCCAGCGGGTCAGATCCTTCGTATCGTGATGGGTATTCTTCTTTTGACCGCCAGTGCAAAAGTCCAGGTGCCATTTTGGCCTGTGCCCATGACCCTTCAAGTCGCCGCTGTCATGGCTATCGCCGCGGCATTTGGGCTGCGTCTCGGTTCTGCAACCGTGATCGGTTACATGGTTGCCGGGGCAGTGGGTTTGCCGGTGTTTGCCGGAACGCCCGAAAAAGGCATCGGGCTGGCCTATATGATGGGCGGAACCGGAGGTTATTTGCTGGGTTTCGTGGTCGCCTCGGTCATGGTTGGATGGGCCGCGGACAATCTGCGTAAACTGTTTCTGGTTCCGGCGATGCTGGCTGGACTTGCGGTGATCTATGCGCTGGGTCTGGGTTGGTTGGCTCAGTTCGTGCCTGCAGACAAGGTTCTGGTTTACGGTTTCAGCCCTTTCATTCTGGGTGATCTCGTGAAGATTGCATTGGCAGCCGTTCTCGTGATTGGCCTGCCGACGGGTCTGATGCAGAAAATCCGTGGGCCGCAGCCAGATGCTTGA